Proteins found in one Nocardia brasiliensis ATCC 700358 genomic segment:
- a CDS encoding nuclear transport factor 2 family protein: MNVVEASATRAVVAELLERIGAGDAEAIAALYAPVSDWKLDWPENEHGRTATPWIRHRATRADAAEHFREIARHHVPEEVGTVIERVLVDGPDAVILGEIRQTARPTRRAYRSRFALHVTVENGLITRHHVYEDSLSVAQAFEPSSREG, from the coding sequence AATGTTGTGGAGGCAAGTGCGACGCGTGCCGTCGTGGCGGAACTGCTCGAGCGGATCGGGGCGGGTGACGCGGAGGCGATCGCCGCGCTCTACGCGCCGGTGAGCGACTGGAAACTGGATTGGCCCGAGAACGAGCACGGGCGCACGGCGACGCCCTGGATCCGGCATCGTGCGACGCGCGCGGACGCCGCCGAGCATTTCCGCGAGATCGCCCGCCACCATGTGCCCGAGGAAGTCGGCACCGTCATCGAACGCGTCCTCGTCGACGGCCCTGATGCGGTGATCCTCGGCGAGATCCGCCAAACGGCCCGCCCCACCCGCCGCGCCTACCGATCCCGCTTCGCCCTGCACGTCACCGTCGAGAACGGCCTCATCACAAGGCATCACGTCTACGAGGACAGCCTGTCGGTAGCCCAAGCCTTCGAGCCGTCGTCGCGCGAGGGTTGA
- a CDS encoding aminoglycoside phosphotransferase family protein, giving the protein MAGVGEVEVVVAHHACATLRVGEVFLKVDGDQGRTDVEVEAMELAPIPTPEVLWRKPPVLALAALRGTPLGRLGRPSTASRAAWAAAGAVVRRLHDAPLPPWPGRTIESLAAELDGECEWIVANGVLPVEVVMRNRRIAEAALRPWTPVFTHSDLQVAHVFVDGDEVTGVLDWTEAACGDALFDLATLTLGHPEHLDDVLAGYGTEVDREVIRAWWSLRSLRGIRWLTEHGFDPTSPGGEIDILRRAALPG; this is encoded by the coding sequence ATGGCTGGCGTGGGAGAGGTCGAGGTTGTCGTCGCGCATCACGCTTGTGCGACCTTGCGGGTCGGGGAGGTGTTTCTGAAGGTCGACGGAGATCAGGGGCGGACCGACGTCGAGGTCGAGGCGATGGAGTTGGCACCTATTCCGACGCCGGAAGTGTTGTGGCGTAAGCCGCCTGTGCTCGCGCTCGCCGCGCTTCGCGGCACGCCGCTCGGCCGGCTCGGTCGACCTTCGACCGCGTCGCGGGCGGCGTGGGCGGCGGCGGGCGCGGTGGTACGCAGACTGCACGATGCGCCGCTGCCACCCTGGCCCGGTCGCACCATCGAGAGCCTTGCCGCGGAATTGGACGGCGAATGCGAATGGATCGTCGCCAATGGCGTTCTCCCTGTCGAGGTGGTCATGCGCAATCGCCGGATCGCGGAGGCCGCGCTGCGACCGTGGACGCCGGTGTTCACGCACAGCGATCTTCAGGTCGCGCACGTGTTCGTCGACGGTGACGAGGTCACCGGAGTGCTCGACTGGACCGAGGCGGCCTGCGGCGATGCCCTGTTCGACCTCGCCACCTTGACGCTCGGGCACCCGGAGCATCTCGATGATGTGCTGGCCGGTTACGGCACCGAGGTCGACCGCGAGGTGATCCGCGCCTGGTGGTCCCTGCGCAGCTTGCGCGGCATCCGCTGGCTCACCGAGCACGGCTTCGACCCGACCTCCCCGGGCGGCGAGATCGACATCCTGCGCCGCGCGGCCCTGCCCGGCTGA
- a CDS encoding heme ABC transporter ATP-binding protein encodes MSGVRQVFARTHEVPVAPEAGAVTLRARGVSVERRGAHSAQRRVLEDVDFDVVAGEIVALVGPNGAGKSTLLAALAGELTPSTGVIELEGHALTHWSPLDMARRRAVLPQTHTVGFPFTAREVVAMGRAPWLRTERRELDDERIAAALTAADVEHLAARSFPTLSGGERARVALARVLAQDTGTLLLDEPTAALDLGHQEAVLHLATARARAGAAVVIVLHDLGIAAAYADRVAVLESGRIAADGPPRKVLTTDLLTRVYQHPVEVLDHPETGAQLVLPVRR; translated from the coding sequence ATGAGCGGGGTGCGGCAGGTGTTCGCGCGGACGCATGAGGTGCCGGTGGCGCCGGAGGCGGGCGCGGTGACGTTGCGCGCGCGGGGGGTGAGCGTGGAGCGGCGCGGGGCGCACAGTGCGCAGCGGCGGGTGCTCGAAGACGTCGACTTCGACGTGGTCGCCGGGGAGATCGTCGCGCTGGTCGGACCGAACGGGGCAGGCAAGTCCACCTTGCTGGCCGCACTGGCCGGGGAACTCACGCCCAGCACCGGCGTGATCGAACTCGAAGGGCACGCGCTCACCCACTGGTCGCCGCTGGACATGGCCCGCCGGCGCGCCGTGCTCCCCCAAACCCACACCGTCGGTTTCCCGTTCACCGCGCGCGAGGTCGTCGCGATGGGCCGCGCGCCATGGCTGCGCACCGAACGCCGAGAACTCGACGACGAACGGATCGCCGCCGCGCTGACCGCCGCCGACGTGGAACATCTTGCCGCCCGGTCGTTTCCGACCCTGTCCGGCGGCGAACGCGCCCGCGTGGCACTGGCCCGGGTGCTCGCACAGGACACCGGCACCCTGCTGCTGGACGAACCCACCGCCGCCCTCGACCTCGGTCACCAGGAAGCCGTGCTGCACCTGGCCACCGCCCGCGCCCGCGCCGGTGCCGCCGTCGTCATCGTCCTGCACGACCTCGGCATCGCCGCCGCCTACGCCGACCGCGTAGCCGTCCTCGAGTCGGGCCGCATCGCCGCCGACGGCCCGCCCCGCAAGGTCCTCACCACCGACCTCCTCACCCGCGTCTACCAGCACCCCGTCGAAGTCCTCGACCACCCCGAAACCGGCGCCCAACTCGTCCTGCCCGTCCGCCGCTGA
- a CDS encoding heme/hemin ABC transporter substrate-binding protein, with product MRHATSADPSVQAQRIGGGRSGLARCVLAVLALTLAVTTAACGTDSAAPNSGQRGPATAKLTDLDPVPIGPEPAPTLPVTVRSFDGTDVTITDASRIIAVDRYGTLAQVVYALGLGPKLIGRGTVANPAIQNVPIVAGGNGSLNLEGVLALRPSVFLTDDVTVTPQLREQLRAAGVNLVFFDPKRTMEGVGPQIEAVAAALGVPDRGRALAQRTRDEIAAAIAAVPKQDPKLKMAFLYLRSTAITMLAGPGSGADTLIAAIGGDDAGSALSEPFITITSEAMIGAAPDVLIVMSDGLKSVGGVDGLEKVPGIAQTPAGRNKRVVDMADTVVLSFGPNTGRVITALSEAVYGTKPA from the coding sequence ATGAGGCATGCGACGTCGGCAGACCCGTCCGTCCAGGCGCAGCGCATCGGCGGTGGCCGATCGGGGCTGGCCCGGTGCGTGCTCGCGGTGCTCGCGCTCACCCTGGCGGTGACCACCGCGGCATGCGGTACCGACAGTGCCGCACCGAACTCCGGCCAGCGCGGCCCCGCGACCGCGAAACTCACCGACCTCGATCCGGTACCGATCGGACCCGAGCCGGCGCCGACGCTGCCGGTGACGGTCCGTTCCTTCGACGGCACCGACGTCACCATCACCGACGCGAGCCGCATCATCGCCGTCGACCGTTACGGCACCCTGGCCCAGGTCGTGTACGCACTGGGCTTGGGGCCCAAGCTGATCGGGCGCGGCACCGTCGCCAACCCCGCCATCCAGAACGTGCCGATCGTGGCCGGCGGCAACGGGTCCTTGAACCTGGAAGGCGTACTCGCCCTTCGCCCTTCGGTGTTCCTGACCGACGACGTCACGGTGACGCCGCAGCTGCGTGAGCAGTTGCGCGCGGCCGGGGTGAACCTCGTCTTCTTCGATCCGAAACGGACCATGGAGGGCGTCGGCCCGCAGATCGAAGCCGTCGCCGCCGCCCTGGGTGTGCCCGATCGCGGCCGCGCGCTCGCCCAGCGCACCAGGGACGAGATCGCGGCCGCCATCGCCGCGGTGCCCAAGCAGGATCCGAAGCTGAAGATGGCGTTCCTCTACCTGCGCTCCACCGCCATCACGATGCTGGCGGGCCCCGGCTCGGGCGCGGACACCCTGATCGCCGCGATCGGCGGGGACGACGCAGGTTCGGCGCTGTCCGAGCCGTTCATCACGATCACCAGCGAGGCCATGATCGGCGCCGCGCCGGACGTGCTCATCGTGATGTCCGACGGGCTGAAATCCGTGGGCGGGGTCGACGGGCTGGAGAAGGTGCCCGGCATCGCGCAGACACCCGCCGGACGCAACAAGCGGGTCGTCGACATGGCCGACACCGTGGTGCTCAGCTTCGGCCCCAACACCGGCCGGGTCATCACCGCGCTCAGCGAGGCCGTGTACGGCACGAAACCCGCGTGA
- a CDS encoding aldo/keto reductase has product MEQRTVGRSGLRVSRIGLATHTWGAHTDTDDAAVQLVAFVEAGGTLVDTSPAYTGGGAQRILAELLGDLVSRDDLVLSGCAGIAPRVTPAPAGPAVPDATHSAVDTSRRALLRQLDRTLLEFGTDHLDIWNVAVWDPRTPLDEVAATLELAVRSGRVRYAGVRGFNAWQLASLAALAPISAAQTPYSLLARGAETDFVPAAQHHGVGVIASSPLAGGILTGKYRDGVPADSRGADESTAADIRDSLDERATRVVDALVTAADGLGTSPLAVALAWIRDRPSVASMIVGARDIGQLTGVLAAEALELPRAIAAALDDVSARAE; this is encoded by the coding sequence ATGGAACAGCGGACGGTCGGCCGCAGCGGCCTACGGGTGTCCCGGATCGGATTGGCGACCCATACCTGGGGTGCGCACACGGACACCGACGACGCCGCGGTGCAGCTGGTGGCGTTCGTCGAAGCAGGCGGCACGCTCGTCGACACCTCCCCCGCCTACACCGGCGGCGGCGCGCAGCGGATCCTGGCCGAGCTGCTCGGCGATCTGGTCTCCCGCGACGATCTGGTGCTCAGCGGTTGCGCGGGCATCGCGCCGCGGGTGACGCCCGCCCCGGCCGGGCCCGCCGTCCCCGACGCGACGCATTCCGCCGTCGACACATCCCGGCGTGCGCTATTACGTCAGCTCGATCGGACCCTGCTCGAATTCGGCACCGACCATCTCGACATCTGGAACGTCGCGGTGTGGGATCCGCGGACCCCGCTAGACGAGGTCGCCGCGACGCTGGAACTCGCGGTCCGCTCCGGGCGGGTCCGCTACGCGGGCGTGCGCGGGTTCAACGCCTGGCAGCTCGCCAGCCTCGCCGCGCTCGCCCCGATCAGTGCCGCGCAGACGCCGTACTCGTTGCTGGCGCGGGGCGCGGAAACCGATTTCGTGCCCGCGGCGCAGCATCACGGCGTCGGCGTGATCGCGTCGTCGCCGCTCGCGGGCGGCATTCTCACCGGCAAGTATCGCGACGGGGTGCCCGCGGATTCGCGGGGCGCGGACGAATCGACCGCCGCCGATATCCGCGACAGTCTCGACGAACGCGCGACCCGCGTGGTCGACGCGCTCGTCACCGCCGCCGACGGGCTCGGCACCTCGCCGCTGGCCGTCGCGCTGGCCTGGATCCGGGACCGGCCGAGCGTGGCCAGCATGATCGTCGGCGCGCGCGATATCGGCCAGCTCACCGGCGTGCTCGCGGCCGAGGCGCTCGAACTGCCGCGGGCGATCGCGGCCGCGTTGGACGACGTGAGTGCCCGCGCCGAATGA
- a CDS encoding FecCD family ABC transporter permease yields the protein MSDTTIATKPVTPAPRSRGRSRTTMVFAVAILGLIGLALASAAIGQVPTTPAEVAGSVLHRIGLDWGPMPAHPAGEVTLWEVRFPRVLLAMLVGAALATAGGLLQGVFANPLAEPGVIGVSAGAAVGAGTVIVIGGAFVAAWSVAAAAFVAGLATTALVYVLARSNGRTEVVTLVLTGVAINAFAGGLIAFLLFVASPAARDQIVFWQLGSLNGATWDSVSIVATLSAVGITAAVLIAPRLDLLALGEAAARHLGVDVERLRRNVILIVAILATAGVAFTGIVLFVGLIVPHLVRMLVGPGHRVLIPLSAILGAVVLLAADVAARSLVHNADLPLGMLTSLIGGPFFFWLLRRTRARAGGWA from the coding sequence ATGAGCGACACCACCATCGCCACGAAGCCCGTCACTCCCGCCCCCAGATCGCGTGGACGTTCGCGCACCACAATGGTTTTCGCGGTCGCGATCCTCGGGCTGATCGGGCTCGCGCTCGCCTCCGCCGCCATCGGGCAGGTGCCGACTACTCCCGCCGAAGTGGCGGGCAGCGTGCTGCACCGGATCGGACTCGACTGGGGACCGATGCCCGCGCATCCCGCCGGTGAGGTGACGCTGTGGGAGGTGCGTTTCCCGCGGGTGCTGCTCGCGATGCTCGTCGGCGCGGCATTGGCGACCGCGGGCGGACTGCTGCAGGGCGTGTTCGCCAATCCGCTCGCCGAACCCGGCGTGATCGGCGTGTCCGCGGGCGCGGCGGTCGGGGCGGGCACGGTCATCGTGATCGGCGGGGCGTTCGTCGCCGCCTGGTCCGTGGCCGCAGCCGCGTTCGTCGCCGGGCTGGCCACCACCGCGCTGGTGTATGTGCTGGCTCGATCCAACGGGCGCACCGAGGTGGTCACGCTGGTGCTCACCGGCGTCGCGATCAACGCGTTCGCGGGTGGGCTCATCGCGTTCCTGCTGTTCGTCGCCTCGCCCGCCGCGCGCGATCAGATCGTGTTCTGGCAGCTGGGTTCGCTCAACGGCGCCACCTGGGATTCGGTGAGCATCGTCGCGACCCTGAGCGCCGTCGGCATCACCGCGGCCGTGCTCATCGCGCCCCGCCTGGACCTGCTCGCGCTGGGTGAGGCGGCCGCGCGGCATCTCGGCGTCGACGTGGAACGGTTGCGGCGCAACGTGATCCTGATCGTCGCCATCCTTGCCACCGCGGGCGTCGCGTTCACCGGGATCGTGCTGTTCGTCGGCTTGATCGTGCCGCATCTGGTCCGCATGCTCGTCGGCCCCGGCCACCGCGTGCTGATCCCGTTGAGCGCGATCCTCGGCGCGGTGGTCCTGCTCGCCGCCGACGTCGCCGCCCGTTCCCTCGTGCACAACGCCGACCTCCCGCTCGGCATGCTCACCTCCCTCATCGGCGGCCCCTTCTTCTTCTGGTTGCTCCGCCGCACCCGCGCCCGCGCCGGAGGATGGGCATGA